From Chengkuizengella sediminis, one genomic window encodes:
- a CDS encoding sigma-70 family RNA polymerase sigma factor → MAIGFSKNKLLREREDSFLSLINENQEKLYRIAYSYVKNKDDALDIVQETVYKAYISYHKVKNIQYENTWLTRILINTCIDFIKKNQKVVAIDMKFIENTSHFNNDNFQQKVEVKEAIDKLNEKQKTVIILRFFEDMKLEEIAKILESPVSTIKSILYRALNEMNITLKE, encoded by the coding sequence ATGGCTATTGGTTTCAGCAAAAATAAATTACTCAGAGAGAGGGAAGATAGTTTTCTGTCCTTGATAAATGAAAACCAAGAAAAGCTATATAGAATTGCATATAGCTATGTAAAAAATAAGGATGATGCTTTAGATATAGTTCAAGAAACAGTATATAAAGCTTATATTTCATATCATAAAGTTAAAAATATTCAATATGAAAACACTTGGTTAACTAGAATTTTGATTAATACATGTATTGATTTTATAAAGAAGAATCAAAAGGTAGTAGCAATAGACATGAAGTTCATTGAAAATACAAGTCATTTTAACAATGACAATTTTCAGCAAAAGGTAGAAGTAAAAGAAGCGATTGACAAACTAAATGAAAAGCAGAAGACAGTCATTATTTTAAGGTTTTTTGAGGATATGAAGCTAGAGGAAATTGCGAAAATATTAGAATCACCAGTCAGTACTATAAAGTCTATACTTTATAGAGCATTAAACGAAATGAATATTACATTAAAGGAGTAA
- a CDS encoding MerR family transcriptional regulator produces MFKVKEVSKIVGVSVRTLHYYDDIQLLEPETTTSAGYRIYTDQNLERLQQILFYKEMDFSLQEIKKILDRPNFDRIKELKNHKEVLIKKKKRIEEMIKTINKTINSIEVGIKIETKELFHGFDKEEIRKNQEKYVEEAKKMYGETYEKSVQKTKHYTNDDWKIITQESDIIYKKLASRMEFGPNDAKAQEAISEWRQQITKYYYECTIEIFRGLADMYVADKRFTKHINKHKEGLAKFMNQVMHIYCDEHSE; encoded by the coding sequence ATGTTTAAAGTAAAGGAAGTTTCAAAAATCGTTGGTGTTAGTGTGCGCACACTTCACTATTATGACGACATTCAACTTCTTGAACCAGAAACAACGACGTCGGCTGGGTATAGAATTTATACTGATCAAAACCTTGAAAGGCTGCAACAAATTTTATTTTATAAAGAAATGGACTTTAGCTTGCAGGAAATAAAAAAAATTTTAGATAGACCTAACTTTGATAGAATAAAAGAGCTAAAAAATCACAAAGAAGTGTTAATTAAAAAGAAAAAACGCATTGAGGAAATGATTAAAACAATTAACAAAACGATAAATTCAATTGAAGTAGGAATAAAAATCGAAACCAAAGAGTTATTTCATGGCTTTGACAAGGAAGAAATTAGAAAAAATCAAGAAAAGTATGTGGAAGAAGCTAAAAAAATGTATGGAGAAACTTATGAAAAATCAGTACAAAAAACTAAACATTATACGAATGATGATTGGAAAATCATAACTCAAGAATCAGACATTATTTATAAGAAGTTAGCATCTAGAATGGAATTTGGTCCTAATGATGCGAAAGCACAGGAAGCTATAAGCGAATGGAGACAACAGATTACAAAATATTATTACGAATGTACTATTGAAATTTTTAGAGGGCTTGCTGATATGTATGTTGCAGATAAACGATTTACTAAACACATTAATAAACACAAAGAGGGTTTAGCTAAATTTATGAATCAAGTTATGCACATTTATTGTGATGAGCATTCAGAGTAA
- a CDS encoding DUF2268 domain-containing protein, translating into MNTIVYDTLKQYEKLFELPMGNRDDYYRYEIMKPFEKLWQAIHVPLKADMAGGYDVVTFSKMNGFLDLNQDTLAETAISILKKEDVIKKTKKVLTECINFSHQFNLKVNSEDIKLGFFLADPEKLKLQKGYTGFGGIPGYIQICIYPNKYNLERIPAVIAHEFHHNIRFSYFNWDHMNVSVGDYLVIEGLAEAFAKELYGEKLLGPWVTSITQDELNSSINIINDALEVKGFEKVGSYIFGDEIAEKQGFQPMGLPPFAGYAVGYQAVQSFMKNNNVSILEATLLKSEEILENCGIWKK; encoded by the coding sequence ATGAATACTATCGTGTATGATACGTTGAAGCAGTATGAAAAGTTATTTGAGCTTCCAATGGGAAATAGAGATGATTATTACAGATATGAAATAATGAAACCTTTCGAAAAATTATGGCAAGCTATTCATGTGCCTTTGAAAGCAGACATGGCTGGCGGGTATGATGTGGTCACCTTTTCTAAAATGAATGGATTCCTTGATTTAAATCAAGATACGTTAGCTGAGACTGCCATAAGCATCCTAAAAAAAGAAGATGTGATAAAAAAAACAAAAAAAGTTTTAACTGAATGTATAAATTTCAGCCACCAATTCAATCTAAAAGTAAATAGTGAGGATATAAAACTAGGGTTCTTTTTGGCAGATCCAGAAAAGTTGAAATTGCAAAAAGGGTACACTGGATTTGGTGGCATTCCTGGATATATACAAATTTGTATTTATCCTAATAAATATAACCTAGAAAGAATACCTGCCGTTATTGCACATGAGTTTCATCATAATATTCGCTTTTCTTATTTTAATTGGGATCATATGAATGTATCTGTGGGTGATTATTTAGTGATTGAAGGGTTGGCAGAAGCTTTTGCAAAAGAGTTGTATGGAGAAAAATTACTAGGACCATGGGTTACTTCAATTACACAGGATGAGTTAAATTCATCCATAAATATCATTAACGATGCTCTTGAAGTCAAAGGTTTTGAAAAAGTAGGTAGTTATATATTTGGAGATGAAATAGCAGAAAAGCAAGGATTTCAACCTATGGGTTTACCTCCCTTTGCCGGTTATGCTGTAGGATATCAGGCTGTACAGTCATTTATGAAAAACAATAATGTATCTATTTTAGAAGCTACTTTATTGAAAAGTGAAGAAATACTAGAAAATTGTGGCATTTGGAAAAAATAA
- a CDS encoding DUF1259 domain-containing protein, with product MNYISTQQSLCNYFASIIGGFTILPVTQQSPFCTIGLSQFIPIKMLGRPAINSTMVTDAYFDFENFDSQGRALIIGRIPVLEQNIPAVINALSREGIVYKIVRGYPFSEPTLPIIYVEKIENPITFAMKLIPALKTLPIIPPYYQKTKNNSKIKYLCNQFSEIVGGFLIPVPLQQNFCSIGLSQYHSIKILGRFGTHSPTLTDAIFSFVSLDSQGRALNIGRIPVQEHEVYEFMTMLSKEGILSTLVEGFPHSEPQLPYVYVQQIENPIIFAKKINRAMKNVLR from the coding sequence ATGAATTATATTTCTACACAACAATCACTTTGCAATTATTTTGCTTCAATTATTGGTGGATTTACCATACTACCTGTGACACAACAATCACCTTTTTGCACCATTGGATTATCTCAGTTCATACCTATAAAAATGCTAGGTCGGCCTGCTATTAACTCGACTATGGTAACTGATGCTTATTTTGATTTTGAAAATTTTGATTCACAAGGAAGAGCTCTTATTATTGGGCGCATACCGGTGTTAGAACAAAATATCCCTGCTGTTATTAACGCTTTATCTAGAGAAGGGATTGTGTATAAAATTGTTAGAGGCTATCCATTTAGTGAACCTACTCTTCCAATCATCTATGTTGAGAAAATTGAAAATCCTATTACATTTGCAATGAAATTAATTCCGGCACTTAAAACTTTACCTATAATTCCTCCTTATTATCAAAAAACAAAAAATAACTCAAAAATAAAATACTTATGTAATCAATTCAGTGAAATTGTAGGAGGCTTTTTAATACCTGTTCCACTACAGCAAAATTTCTGTAGCATTGGATTATCTCAATATCATTCGATAAAAATATTAGGTAGGTTTGGTACACATTCACCTACACTTACCGATGCAATCTTTAGTTTTGTAAGTTTGGATTCACAAGGGCGAGCCCTCAATATTGGACGTATACCTGTACAAGAACATGAAGTCTATGAATTCATGACTATGTTGTCAAAAGAGGGCATCTTAAGTACTCTCGTTGAAGGTTTTCCACATAGCGAACCCCAGCTTCCATATGTTTATGTTCAACAAATTGAAAATCCTATTATTTTTGCAAAGAAAATTAATCGAGCAATGAAGAATGTACTTAGATGA